From Gallaecimonas pentaromativorans, the proteins below share one genomic window:
- a CDS encoding SRPBCC family protein: protein MQLQVQTLVKSDLASVWQCWITPEHIVHWNAASDDWHTTRSTQDVRLGGRFLSRMEAKDGSMGFDFEGTFTKVVEHQCLEYVMDNGRCVTVLFEPVAGGIKVTETFDAEDEHPPEMQQQGWQAILDNFAHYVEHQRR, encoded by the coding sequence ATGCAGTTGCAGGTCCAAACCCTGGTAAAGAGCGATCTGGCATCGGTGTGGCAGTGCTGGATAACCCCGGAACACATTGTGCATTGGAATGCCGCCTCTGATGACTGGCATACCACCCGCAGCACCCAGGACGTGCGCCTTGGCGGCCGCTTCTTAAGCCGCATGGAGGCCAAAGACGGCTCGATGGGGTTTGATTTTGAAGGCACCTTCACCAAAGTGGTGGAGCACCAGTGCCTGGAATACGTGATGGACAACGGCCGCTGTGTCACCGTGCTGTTCGAGCCGGTAGCCGGCGGCATCAAGGTGACTGAAACCTTTGACGCCGAAGACGAGCACCCGCCCGAGATGCAGCAGCAAGGCTGGCAGGCCATCTTGGATAACTTTGCCCACTACGTGGAGCACCAACGCCGCTAA
- a CDS encoding sensor domain-containing diguanylate cyclase — translation MLQRQRFTPLLPSGFILLLAGLACAFSARISGDWAMAISWLPYALAAVGLWLAIQFSKRQLLLSVVLTLAGYLLVQSFLQRPISEPLVRYVYTLLILALPLALLLNQLAMERGLSHPNAMTLYSLVVLGFLVAVVSYLMQGQALVASLDAYFAPRGYDGMVISTNGLVLSLLLLLASFITFFFQKGIIAAGLFCVVLANLLPLYFLDVPFISSIFAIAALVIALLTGIKDSHDLAYRDALTGLNGRRKLFERLAGMSRHYSLAMLDIDHFKSFNDTYGHDVGDDVLAMVASKIAQVKGGGEVFRYGGEEFTLIFPGMGASDAQTHLNDVRELIATTPFVIRDKTKRKQGTAEQRGKGGKGTKTVQITVSIGVSEKDKGQELPEQIIKAADKALYKAKKQGRNCVVAG, via the coding sequence ATGCTTCAACGACAACGATTTACACCCCTGCTTCCCTCCGGTTTTATCCTCCTTCTGGCAGGGCTGGCCTGCGCCTTTAGCGCCAGGATCAGCGGCGACTGGGCCATGGCCATTTCCTGGCTGCCCTATGCCCTGGCGGCGGTGGGGCTGTGGCTGGCCATTCAGTTTTCCAAACGCCAATTGCTGCTGAGCGTGGTGCTCACCCTGGCCGGCTACCTGCTGGTGCAATCTTTCTTGCAGCGGCCCATCAGCGAGCCGCTGGTGCGTTATGTCTATACCTTGCTTATTTTGGCGTTGCCGCTGGCGCTGCTGCTTAACCAACTGGCCATGGAGCGCGGCTTGAGCCACCCCAATGCCATGACCCTCTACAGCCTGGTGGTACTGGGGTTTCTGGTGGCGGTGGTGAGCTACCTGATGCAGGGCCAGGCGCTGGTGGCCTCTCTTGATGCCTACTTTGCCCCGCGCGGCTACGACGGCATGGTGATCAGCACCAACGGCCTGGTGCTGTCGCTGCTGTTGCTGCTGGCAAGCTTTATCACCTTCTTTTTTCAAAAGGGCATCATTGCCGCCGGGCTTTTTTGCGTGGTGCTGGCCAACCTGCTGCCGCTGTATTTTCTGGACGTGCCCTTTATCTCCAGCATTTTTGCCATCGCCGCGCTGGTGATAGCGCTGCTGACCGGCATTAAAGACTCCCACGACCTTGCCTATCGCGACGCCCTGACCGGCCTTAACGGCCGGCGTAAGCTCTTTGAACGCCTGGCGGGGATGTCGCGCCACTACAGCCTGGCGATGCTGGATATCGACCACTTCAAGAGCTTTAACGACACCTACGGCCACGACGTGGGGGACGACGTATTGGCCATGGTGGCCAGTAAGATCGCCCAGGTAAAAGGCGGCGGTGAGGTATTTCGCTACGGCGGCGAGGAATTTACCCTTATTTTCCCCGGCATGGGCGCGAGCGATGCCCAAACGCACCTTAACGATGTGCGCGAGCTTATCGCCACCACTCCCTTTGTGATCCGCGATAAAACCAAGCGTAAGCAGGGCACCGCCGAGCAGCGGGGCAAGGGCGGCAAAGGCACTAAAACGGTGCAGATCACCGTCAGTATCGGGGTCTCTGAAAAAGACAAAGGCCAGGAGCTGCCCGAGCAGATCATCAAGGCTGCAGACAAGGCCCTGTACAAGGCGAAAAAACAAGGGCGCAACTGCGTGGTGGCAGGTTAG
- a CDS encoding DUF1304 domain-containing protein yields the protein MSLIANIVVALVALLHLYFLVLEMFLWDKPKGMKAFGLTPEKAQITKVMAANQGLYNGFLAAGLLWGLVAEPAFGHCIKLFFLLCVLVAGIFGAATASKKILYIQALPAALALVLVLASA from the coding sequence ATGAGCCTTATTGCCAATATCGTCGTGGCCCTGGTGGCCTTACTGCACCTGTACTTTCTGGTGCTGGAGATGTTCTTGTGGGACAAACCCAAAGGCATGAAGGCCTTTGGCCTGACTCCGGAAAAGGCGCAGATCACCAAAGTGATGGCTGCCAACCAAGGGCTGTATAACGGCTTTTTGGCGGCGGGCCTGCTATGGGGGCTGGTGGCCGAGCCGGCCTTTGGCCACTGCATCAAGCTCTTTTTCCTGCTGTGCGTGCTGGTGGCTGGCATCTTCGGGGCGGCCACCGCCAGTAAGAAAATCCTCTACATCCAGGCCCTGCCGGCAGCGCTGGCCCTGGTGTTGGTGCTGGCGAGCGCCTGA
- a CDS encoding DUF2059 domain-containing protein → MKKLLCVLLVALSVNAYADNNDKTRHDKVVELIQLMNMDSLMDSMYAQMDNMMKGMSAKLDIKPSEQAIFDKYHKRMLDAAKETMGWKVMEPNIITIYERNFTDQQLNDMLAFYRSDTGKAVIAKMPQMMQESMGFMQQAAQNTMGRFQQIAQEMQAELSAHRQAEASGQGGQH, encoded by the coding sequence ATGAAGAAGCTGTTGTGTGTATTACTGGTGGCCTTGTCGGTAAACGCCTATGCCGATAACAACGACAAAACCCGCCACGACAAGGTGGTCGAACTCATCCAATTGATGAACATGGACTCGTTGATGGACTCCATGTACGCCCAGATGGACAACATGATGAAGGGCATGTCGGCCAAGCTCGATATCAAGCCCTCGGAGCAAGCGATTTTCGACAAATACCACAAGCGCATGCTGGACGCGGCCAAGGAAACCATGGGCTGGAAGGTGATGGAGCCCAACATCATCACCATTTACGAGCGCAACTTTACCGACCAGCAGCTCAACGACATGCTGGCTTTTTACCGCTCCGATACCGGTAAAGCGGTGATCGCCAAAATGCCGCAGATGATGCAAGAATCCATGGGCTTTATGCAGCAGGCAGCGCAAAACACCATGGGCAGGTTCCAGCAGATCGCCCAAGAAATGCAGGCCGAACTTAGCGCGCACCGCCAGGCCGAGGCGAGCGGGCAGGGTGGCCAGCATTGA
- a CDS encoding class I SAM-dependent DNA methyltransferase: MDPSDIGKAYDQITHLWQRPGFDRSNGIAQHQRALAFASKAGFALDIGCGCTGRFISLLGQHGFSAEGLDVSSQMLRLAKARHPEVPFYHADICTFAFEKRYAFISAWDSIWHLPLASQEPVLRKIVAGLEKGGVFIFSFGGTDAPGEMQNRHMGPEVYYSTLGTNGFVSLMLALGCQIKHLEFDQYPEPHAYLVVQKESD; the protein is encoded by the coding sequence ATGGACCCGTCGGATATCGGCAAAGCCTACGACCAAATCACCCACCTCTGGCAGCGCCCCGGCTTTGACCGCAGCAATGGCATCGCCCAGCACCAACGGGCCCTGGCTTTTGCAAGCAAAGCGGGCTTTGCCCTTGATATTGGCTGCGGCTGCACCGGCCGTTTTATCTCGCTGCTGGGCCAGCACGGCTTTAGTGCCGAGGGACTGGATGTTTCCAGCCAGATGCTGCGCCTTGCCAAAGCGCGCCACCCCGAGGTGCCTTTTTATCATGCCGATATCTGCACCTTTGCCTTTGAAAAGCGCTACGCCTTTATCAGCGCCTGGGACAGCATCTGGCACCTGCCGTTGGCGAGCCAAGAGCCGGTGCTGCGCAAAATCGTTGCCGGCCTTGAAAAAGGCGGCGTCTTTATCTTCTCCTTTGGCGGCACCGACGCGCCCGGGGAGATGCAAAACCGGCATATGGGCCCAGAGGTGTATTACTCCACCCTGGGAACCAACGGCTTTGTTAGCCTGATGCTGGCGCTGGGTTGCCAAATCAAGCACCTGGAGTTTGACCAATACCCCGAACCCCATGCCTACCTTGTTGTTCAAAAAGAGAGTGATTGA
- a CDS encoding zinc ribbon domain-containing protein encodes MKTPEPDYASYQLEELFEAYASINRERFPERFQTIKDAIAAKQKGNYRCCKCDCGAYEASRLYTTTDRLVSREPGRFIAVSCIECGYTEFYRSHKSALSELVDFFIN; translated from the coding sequence ATGAAAACCCCAGAGCCAGACTACGCCAGCTACCAGCTTGAAGAGCTGTTTGAAGCCTACGCCAGTATCAACCGCGAGCGCTTTCCCGAGCGTTTTCAAACCATTAAAGACGCCATCGCAGCCAAGCAAAAGGGCAATTACCGCTGCTGCAAGTGCGATTGTGGCGCCTATGAAGCAAGCCGCCTCTATACCACCACCGACAGGCTGGTTAGCCGGGAGCCTGGCCGTTTCATTGCCGTTAGCTGCATTGAGTGTGGCTACACCGAGTTTTACCGAAGCCACAAGTCGGCCTTGAGCGAGCTGGTGGACTTTTTTATCAACTAA
- a CDS encoding VOC family protein produces the protein MKQAIAYISLVVKDYDEAIDFYVNKLNFELLDDTYQPEQDKRWVVVAPPGSNGVTLLLAKASKPEQLAVVGNQTAGRVFLFLNTDDFWRDYRRMLSLGIRFVREPKEQDYGTVAVFEDLYGNLWDLLQLNPEHPIAKRLV, from the coding sequence ATGAAACAGGCCATTGCTTATATCTCGTTGGTGGTGAAGGACTACGACGAGGCCATCGATTTTTACGTCAACAAGCTCAATTTCGAGCTGCTGGATGACACCTACCAGCCCGAGCAGGATAAACGCTGGGTGGTGGTGGCGCCGCCAGGCTCCAATGGGGTGACGCTGCTGCTGGCCAAAGCTTCCAAACCCGAGCAGTTGGCGGTGGTGGGCAATCAAACGGCGGGGCGGGTGTTTCTGTTTTTAAATACCGACGACTTTTGGCGCGACTACCGGCGCATGCTGTCTCTTGGCATTCGTTTTGTGCGTGAGCCCAAGGAGCAGGACTACGGCACAGTGGCGGTATTTGAAGATCTCTACGGCAACCTGTGGGATCTGTTGCAGTTAAACCCCGAGCATCCCATCGCTAAGCGACTGGTATGA
- a CDS encoding methyltransferase domain-containing protein, with amino-acid sequence MHYKIKGHCIKSHNAAKPHTQGSSQVIEELEEIVVTGQILDFGCGKLRYSDFLFGLSQNILFVDSRVQLERMQVIKGIRCSVQEYVAKNYPLSRCVAIEDIQEVKDQFDFIFCSNVLSAIPCEETLNSTMSIIYRLLSDSGKALIVNQHRSSYFKKFETGMPHLHGFLYKGSRGSSYYGIIDRPTIENLSRKHGFSTEAFVRGDRTFAYLTKNANKARQMDAA; translated from the coding sequence ATGCACTACAAAATTAAAGGGCATTGCATAAAAAGCCATAATGCTGCGAAGCCACATACTCAAGGCTCAAGCCAAGTTATAGAAGAACTAGAAGAGATAGTAGTGACTGGGCAAATACTAGACTTTGGTTGTGGGAAATTGCGCTATAGCGACTTCCTTTTTGGATTATCTCAAAATATTCTCTTTGTTGATTCAAGAGTTCAGCTAGAGCGAATGCAGGTAATAAAAGGCATTCGCTGTTCTGTTCAAGAGTATGTGGCGAAGAACTACCCTTTAAGCAGGTGTGTAGCGATTGAAGATATTCAAGAAGTTAAAGATCAGTTTGACTTTATTTTTTGCTCCAACGTTCTTTCCGCTATCCCTTGTGAAGAAACGCTAAATTCTACAATGTCAATTATTTACCGCCTGCTATCTGATTCTGGGAAAGCCTTGATTGTAAACCAGCATCGTAGTAGCTATTTTAAAAAATTCGAAACGGGTATGCCACACCTTCATGGCTTCTTGTACAAAGGCAGCCGAGGGTCTTCGTATTACGGAATTATAGATAGGCCCACTATAGAAAACCTTTCTAGAAAGCATGGATTTTCTACAGAAGCTTTTGTAAGAGGGGATCGAACCTTCGCTTACTTAACCAAAAATGCTAACAAGGCCAGGCAAATGGACGCAGCATAG
- a CDS encoding M14 family metallopeptidase, whose protein sequence is MLLPLLLSALVTAPLPPDLPFDGKSLALINKADPTPVEEADFKTTPNYAQTVSYLKDLAANNPELSLKTFGKTGQGRELWVVTLGKPGNGKPTLLVQAGIHAGEIDGKDAGLMFLRDWADGQHRELLDKVNLVFVPIFNADGHERASPYNRPNQRGPQNMGWRTNARNLNLNRDYTKLDTPEMQAMVALIAKVKPSLYIDVHVTDGEDWQYDSLVAINTTYSPHISQWLTGYYRPALYKTLEQYGHQPGNFLFLQDGKHPQKGAILWQAEPRYSNGYGPLRGLPTVLVENHSLKNYQRRVLSTYVLIERSLSLLAENGDALAAAIREDAAARPASVPLAFGRGDKAVPTDIPGVKYRHFQSPASGAEEVRWLGEPMTWKKVPIWPMDKPVVSASRPAAYLIPAQWQDVIKRLEQQGIEMTRLSKATEVSARQYQIDSFDFAKAPYEGHFRVTTQGHWQDATLTLPKGSVRISTDQPLGNLAMVLLEPQAPDSFLQWGFFNTVFSRTEYMEPYVIAPMAEKMLTDPAIKAAFDKALTDPTFAKDPDARLRWFYERSPYFDKAYLRYPVLRVE, encoded by the coding sequence ATGCTACTGCCCTTGCTGCTTAGCGCCTTGGTGACGGCGCCCTTGCCACCGGACTTGCCCTTTGACGGCAAAAGCCTGGCCCTTATCAATAAGGCCGACCCCACCCCGGTCGAAGAAGCCGATTTCAAAACCACCCCCAATTACGCTCAAACCGTCAGTTATCTAAAAGATCTGGCGGCCAATAACCCGGAGCTGTCTTTAAAGACCTTCGGCAAAACCGGGCAGGGCAGGGAGCTTTGGGTGGTAACGCTGGGAAAACCGGGCAATGGCAAACCCACGCTATTGGTGCAAGCTGGCATTCACGCCGGCGAGATTGACGGCAAAGACGCTGGGCTGATGTTCCTTCGCGACTGGGCCGACGGCCAGCACCGCGAGCTGCTGGACAAGGTCAATCTGGTGTTTGTACCTATCTTCAATGCCGACGGCCACGAGCGAGCCAGCCCCTACAACAGGCCCAATCAGCGCGGCCCCCAAAACATGGGCTGGCGCACTAACGCCCGTAACCTCAACCTCAATCGCGATTACACCAAGCTCGACACCCCCGAGATGCAGGCCATGGTGGCCTTGATTGCCAAGGTCAAGCCCAGCCTCTATATCGACGTGCATGTCACCGACGGCGAAGACTGGCAATACGACAGCCTGGTGGCCATCAACACCACCTATTCGCCTCACATCAGCCAGTGGCTGACCGGCTATTACCGGCCGGCGCTCTATAAAACCCTGGAACAATACGGCCACCAGCCCGGCAATTTTCTCTTTTTGCAAGATGGTAAACACCCGCAAAAAGGCGCCATTCTCTGGCAGGCAGAACCCCGTTATTCCAACGGTTATGGCCCCCTTCGCGGTTTGCCCACGGTGCTGGTGGAAAACCACAGCCTGAAAAACTATCAGCGCCGGGTGCTGAGCACCTATGTGCTGATTGAGCGTTCTTTGTCGCTGCTGGCTGAAAACGGCGACGCCCTGGCGGCGGCCATCCGCGAAGACGCCGCCGCCCGGCCCGCCTCTGTGCCGCTCGCCTTTGGCCGGGGCGACAAAGCGGTGCCCACCGACATTCCCGGAGTGAAATACCGCCATTTCCAAAGCCCCGCCTCCGGCGCTGAAGAAGTGCGCTGGCTCGGCGAGCCCATGACCTGGAAAAAGGTGCCCATCTGGCCCATGGACAAACCGGTGGTAAGCGCCAGTCGCCCGGCCGCTTACCTTATCCCGGCCCAGTGGCAGGATGTCATCAAGCGCCTTGAGCAGCAGGGTATCGAGATGACCCGCCTTAGCAAGGCCACCGAGGTCAGCGCCCGCCAATACCAAATCGACAGCTTCGATTTTGCCAAAGCGCCTTACGAGGGCCACTTTCGGGTTACCACCCAGGGCCATTGGCAAGATGCCACGCTCACCCTCCCTAAAGGCTCGGTGCGCATCAGTACCGACCAGCCCTTAGGCAACCTCGCCATGGTGCTGCTCGAACCCCAGGCGCCGGACAGCTTCCTGCAGTGGGGCTTTTTCAACACCGTCTTTAGCCGCACCGAATACATGGAGCCCTACGTGATAGCGCCCATGGCCGAGAAAATGCTCACCGACCCGGCCATCAAAGCCGCCTTTGATAAAGCCCTTACCGACCCGACTTTTGCCAAAGACCCCGATGCTCGCCTTCGCTGGTTCTACGAGCGCAGCCCCTACTTTGACAAGGCCTACCTTCGCTACCCTGTCCTTCGCGTCGAGTAA
- a CDS encoding dihydrolipoamide acetyltransferase family protein — MKYFKLPDLGEGLPEAEIVEWHVKVGDEVEVDQVLASMETAKAVVDVPSPIKGTLAKLFGEVGDIIHTGSPLVGFEGEEEDAGTVVGKVSHSAAVGGDDHFFAGNTQTRVGHSKVQALPSTRLLAKQLGVDIELLGSGELITDADVQQAFEADSSAGRNEIIKGARRAMSDAMRHAFETVVPVTLMDDADISAWGKDQDPTVRLIMAMSEACQAEPALNAHFHAKSYSRRLFSEINIGIAVDSPHGLYVPVLKNVAERSPADIRSGLDRMIGDVKARRVPQDELKGATITLSNFGAIAGRYANPIITPPQVAIVGAGRSYEILVLKNGEPQARKMLPLSLTMDHQACTGGEAARFLKAMKVALEKPAL, encoded by the coding sequence ATGAAATACTTCAAATTGCCGGATCTGGGCGAAGGGCTGCCCGAGGCGGAGATCGTCGAATGGCATGTAAAGGTCGGCGACGAAGTGGAAGTCGATCAGGTGCTGGCCTCCATGGAAACCGCCAAGGCGGTGGTGGATGTGCCATCCCCCATCAAAGGCACCCTGGCCAAGTTGTTTGGCGAAGTGGGCGACATCATCCACACCGGCTCGCCGCTGGTGGGCTTTGAAGGCGAAGAAGAAGACGCCGGCACCGTGGTGGGCAAAGTCTCCCACAGCGCCGCCGTGGGTGGCGACGACCACTTCTTTGCTGGCAACACCCAAACCCGGGTGGGCCATTCCAAGGTACAGGCGCTGCCTTCCACCCGCTTGCTGGCCAAGCAATTGGGAGTGGATATCGAGCTACTGGGCAGCGGCGAGCTTATTACTGATGCCGATGTGCAGCAGGCCTTTGAGGCTGATAGCAGCGCCGGGCGCAACGAGATAATCAAAGGTGCCCGCCGCGCCATGAGCGATGCCATGCGCCACGCCTTTGAAACCGTGGTGCCGGTTACCTTGATGGACGACGCCGACATCTCCGCTTGGGGCAAAGACCAAGACCCAACGGTGCGCCTTATCATGGCCATGAGCGAAGCCTGCCAGGCCGAGCCTGCCCTTAACGCCCATTTCCATGCCAAGAGCTACAGTCGCCGCCTCTTTAGCGAGATAAACATCGGTATCGCGGTAGACAGCCCCCATGGCCTGTACGTACCGGTGCTCAAAAACGTGGCCGAGCGCAGCCCGGCGGATATTCGCAGTGGCCTTGACCGCATGATTGGCGACGTTAAAGCCCGCCGGGTACCCCAGGACGAGCTCAAAGGCGCCACCATTACCCTGTCCAACTTCGGTGCCATTGCCGGGCGCTACGCCAACCCCATCATCACGCCGCCCCAGGTGGCCATTGTCGGTGCCGGGCGCAGCTACGAAATTTTGGTACTGAAAAACGGCGAGCCCCAGGCCCGCAAAATGCTGCCACTGTCGCTGACCATGGATCACCAGGCCTGCACCGGTGGCGAAGCCGCCCGTTTCCTTAAAGCCATGAAAGTGGCTTTGGAAAAGCCCGCGCTATAA
- a CDS encoding alpha-ketoacid dehydrogenase subunit beta, producing MAKVTLLEAVNMALHHEMAADENVVCLGEDIGTNGGVFRATVGLKDKFGFRRVMDTPLAEGLIGGLTIGMASQGLRPVAEFQFQGFIFPAMEQIICQAARMRSRTRGRITLPLVYRAPFGGFIHAPEHHSESVEALFAHIPGLRVVIPSSPARAYGLLLAAIRSNDPVMFFEPKRIYRTNRHEVADDGQALPLDVAFILREGSDITLVSWGASVNETLLAADRLADEGINAEVIDLATIKPLDIDTIVNSVRKTGRLCIVHEAAKSFGVGAEIATQVQEQCFYELKAPIGRVAGYDVTMPYYQNEQYYQIHTDDVVLEVKKIMERSA from the coding sequence ATGGCTAAGGTTACCCTGCTCGAAGCAGTCAATATGGCCCTGCACCATGAAATGGCGGCCGACGAAAACGTGGTTTGCCTGGGCGAAGACATCGGCACCAACGGCGGGGTGTTTCGCGCCACCGTGGGCCTTAAAGACAAGTTCGGTTTTCGCCGGGTAATGGACACCCCCCTTGCCGAAGGCCTGATTGGCGGCCTGACCATCGGCATGGCCTCCCAGGGCCTGCGCCCGGTGGCCGAGTTTCAGTTCCAGGGCTTTATCTTCCCGGCCATGGAGCAAATCATCTGCCAGGCCGCCCGCATGCGCTCACGCACCCGGGGCCGCATTACCCTGCCGCTGGTGTACCGCGCGCCTTTTGGCGGCTTTATTCATGCCCCGGAGCATCATAGCGAGAGCGTCGAGGCCCTGTTTGCCCATATCCCGGGCCTTAGGGTGGTGATCCCCTCCAGCCCGGCCCGGGCCTATGGGCTGCTGCTTGCCGCCATTCGCAGCAACGACCCGGTGATGTTTTTTGAACCCAAGCGCATCTACCGCACCAACCGCCATGAAGTGGCGGACGACGGCCAGGCATTGCCTTTGGACGTGGCCTTTATCCTGCGAGAAGGCAGCGACATCACCCTGGTGAGCTGGGGCGCGTCGGTGAACGAGACCCTGCTGGCGGCCGACCGCCTTGCTGACGAAGGCATCAATGCCGAGGTGATTGACTTGGCCACCATCAAGCCGCTGGATATCGACACCATCGTTAACTCGGTGCGCAAAACCGGCCGGCTTTGCATCGTCCATGAAGCGGCCAAGAGCTTTGGGGTGGGGGCGGAAATAGCCACTCAGGTGCAGGAGCAATGCTTCTACGAGCTCAAGGCGCCTATCGGCCGGGTGGCGGGTTACGACGTAACCATGCCGTATTACCAGAATGAACAGTACTACCAAATTCACACCGATGACGTGGTCTTGGAAGTGAAAAAAATCATGGAGCGCAGTGCATGA
- the pdhA gene encoding pyruvate dehydrogenase (acetyl-transferring) E1 component subunit alpha yields MTFTSKSAVTQVQYLDDEGNVVQPLPAWADDLDLLINFYKNMVLVRTYDKKAIALQRTGQMGTYPSHLGAEAVGIGVGSAMAVDDVYVPYYRDMPTMMMRGASMAHNLLYWGGSERGSYFNRPDGALSEDFPICVPIATQCTHAAGIAAAFKLRGERRVAVTSIGDGGTSKGDFLEAINCAGAWQLPCVFVINNNQWAISVPRAIQCGAPTLAQKAVGAGIPGVQVDGNDIIAVFDVMKKALERARSGKGATLIEAVSYRLSDHTTADDATRYRPAEEVNDAWKREPVKRLRQYLHHQGVWNEDKELAWQSECNQQVQAAVEQYLATAKEPPEAMFDYHFESLSEPLASQREQLIEKAMRMAGGEHG; encoded by the coding sequence ATGACCTTTACATCAAAGTCGGCCGTTACCCAGGTCCAATACCTGGATGACGAAGGCAATGTGGTTCAGCCGCTGCCCGCTTGGGCGGATGACTTGGATCTGCTCATCAACTTCTACAAGAACATGGTGCTGGTGCGCACCTACGATAAAAAAGCCATCGCCCTGCAGCGTACCGGGCAGATGGGCACCTATCCGTCCCACCTGGGGGCGGAGGCCGTCGGCATCGGCGTAGGCTCTGCCATGGCCGTTGACGATGTCTACGTACCTTATTACCGCGACATGCCCACCATGATGATGCGGGGCGCCTCCATGGCCCATAACCTGCTCTATTGGGGCGGCAGCGAGCGGGGCAGCTATTTCAACCGCCCGGATGGCGCGCTTTCTGAAGATTTTCCTATCTGCGTACCCATCGCGACCCAGTGCACCCATGCCGCCGGCATTGCCGCGGCCTTTAAGCTGCGCGGTGAGCGGCGGGTGGCGGTGACCTCCATCGGTGATGGCGGTACCTCCAAAGGCGATTTCCTTGAAGCCATCAACTGCGCCGGTGCCTGGCAATTGCCTTGCGTCTTTGTCATCAACAACAACCAGTGGGCCATCTCGGTGCCCCGCGCCATCCAGTGCGGCGCCCCTACCTTGGCTCAAAAAGCCGTGGGCGCCGGTATTCCCGGCGTGCAGGTGGACGGCAACGACATCATTGCCGTGTTCGACGTGATGAAAAAGGCCTTGGAGCGGGCCCGCAGCGGCAAGGGCGCCACCTTGATTGAAGCGGTGTCCTATCGCCTCTCTGACCACACCACCGCCGACGACGCCACCCGTTATCGCCCGGCCGAAGAGGTGAACGATGCCTGGAAGCGTGAGCCGGTTAAACGGCTGCGCCAATACCTGCATCACCAGGGGGTGTGGAACGAAGACAAGGAGCTGGCCTGGCAAAGCGAATGCAACCAGCAGGTGCAGGCCGCGGTAGAGCAATACCTGGCCACTGCCAAGGAGCCGCCGGAAGCCATGTTCGATTATCACTTTGAATCGTTAAGCGAGCCGCTGGCGTCCCAGCGCGAACAGCTGATTGAAAAGGCCATGCGTATGGCAGGAGGAGAGCATGGCTAA
- the astE gene encoding succinylglutamate desuccinylase gives MFKDNDFLAFTLANPHGAAPAAFTTDTGIEVALWDTGILCLTPANPGNKDIVLSCGVHGNETAPIEIVRDLAKAVLDGSLPLAHRLLLLIGNPPAINAGKREIEENLNRLFSGAHSKGDGQNAERERAKALEAAVARFYHERPDAGRQEALRLHYDLHTAIRGSQHEKFVVYPFLHGKPRSKEQVMFLAECGVDTVLLSDDPTTTFSYFSTNEFAAHGFTVELGKVRPFGQNDMSRFKATADTLAKLVSQRELVLPAYDESRLNLYRISRVINKQSDSFAFTFGEDVENFTSYPKGHLLATDGAIEHRVELDAEAVIFPNAKVAVGQRACLLVARTQLD, from the coding sequence ATGTTTAAAGACAACGACTTTCTGGCCTTTACCCTGGCCAACCCCCATGGCGCCGCCCCTGCCGCCTTTACCACCGATACCGGCATTGAGGTAGCGCTGTGGGACACCGGCATCCTCTGTCTGACCCCAGCCAACCCCGGCAATAAAGACATCGTGCTGTCGTGCGGGGTACACGGCAATGAAACCGCCCCTATCGAGATTGTGCGCGACTTGGCCAAAGCGGTGCTGGACGGCAGCCTGCCGCTCGCCCATCGCCTGCTGCTGCTGATTGGCAACCCGCCGGCCATTAATGCCGGCAAGCGCGAAATCGAAGAAAACCTCAACCGCCTCTTTAGCGGCGCCCACAGTAAGGGGGATGGCCAGAACGCCGAGCGGGAAAGAGCCAAGGCCCTGGAAGCGGCCGTGGCCCGTTTTTATCACGAGCGCCCTGATGCAGGCCGCCAGGAAGCCCTGCGCCTCCATTACGATCTGCACACCGCCATTCGTGGCTCACAGCACGAGAAGTTTGTGGTTTACCCCTTCTTGCACGGCAAACCGCGCAGCAAAGAGCAGGTGATGTTCCTGGCCGAGTGCGGGGTGGACACGGTGCTGCTGTCGGACGACCCCACCACCACCTTTAGCTATTTCTCCACCAACGAATTTGCCGCTCACGGCTTTACCGTGGAGCTTGGCAAGGTGCGCCCCTTTGGCCAGAACGACATGAGCCGTTTTAAAGCCACTGCCGACACCCTGGCCAAGTTGGTCAGCCAGCGCGAGCTGGTCCTGCCAGCCTATGACGAAAGTCGGCTTAACCTGTACCGGATCAGCCGGGTGATCAACAAGCAAAGCGACAGCTTTGCCTTTACCTTTGGCGAAGACGTGGAGAATTTCACCAGCTATCCCAAAGGCCACCTGCTGGCAACCGACGGTGCTATTGAACACAGGGTCGAGCTGGACGCCGAGGCGGTGATCTTCCCCAATGCCAAGGTGGCAGTGGGGCAGAGGGCCTGCCTGCTGGTGGCCAGGACGCAACTGGACTGA